A genomic region of Microbacterium schleiferi contains the following coding sequences:
- a CDS encoding heavy metal translocating P-type ATPase codes for MTEPHVHPHTEAGTPNAAHPLAVNPIAEGSAHEHAPEAGGHVGHDDHGGGAGHGGHAGHGDHVGQFRRLFWINLLLAIPVVGFSSMFAMLLGYSLPEFPGVNLIAPVIGTVMYFWGGWPFLTGAISELRSRTPGMMLLIGLAITVAFLASWGASLGLLDHQLEFWWELALLIVIMLLGHWVEMRSLAQTTSALDSLAALLPDEAERVDGDQIVKVAPADLKVGDVVVVRPGGSVPADGKIVDGQADIDESMVTGESRPVTRGTGDPVTAGTVATDSGLRVQVTATGDDTTLAGIQKLVTEAQSSSSRAQRIADRAAGWLFWFALGSAAITAIVWTVIGNPDAAVIRTVTVLVIACPHALGLAIPLVVSISTERAARGGVLIKDRLALESMRTIDAVLFDKTGTLTKGEPTVTDIAPTAGHDADTVLAVAAAAEADSEHPLAKAIVRAAHERNLTLAAASGFTSSPAVGVTATVDGSEIRVGGPRLLENIGAAEVASANAWRTEGAIILHVVQDGTVIGGLKLADEIRPESREAVDALHKLGIEVVMITGDAEAVANAVGEELGIDRVFAGVRPEDKSAKIAELQAEGKKVAMIGDGVNDAPALAQADVGIAIGAGTDVAIASAGVILASSDPRSVLSVIELSRASYRKMKQNLWWAAGYNLISVPLAAGVLAPIGFVLPMSVGAILMSLSTVVVALNAQLLRRLNLTPENSTRTILDR; via the coding sequence ATGACTGAACCGCACGTTCACCCGCATACCGAAGCGGGCACCCCGAACGCCGCGCATCCGCTGGCGGTCAATCCCATCGCGGAGGGCAGCGCGCACGAGCATGCGCCTGAGGCTGGTGGTCATGTGGGGCACGACGATCACGGTGGGGGCGCCGGGCACGGTGGCCATGCGGGGCATGGGGATCATGTCGGGCAGTTCCGCCGGTTGTTCTGGATCAACCTGCTGCTGGCGATCCCGGTGGTGGGGTTCTCGAGCATGTTCGCGATGCTGCTGGGTTACTCGTTGCCGGAATTCCCCGGCGTGAACCTGATCGCCCCGGTGATCGGGACGGTGATGTATTTCTGGGGTGGCTGGCCGTTCTTGACCGGCGCGATCAGCGAGCTGCGTTCCCGCACCCCGGGGATGATGCTGCTGATCGGCCTCGCGATCACGGTCGCGTTCCTTGCCTCCTGGGGCGCGAGCCTGGGTCTGCTGGATCATCAGCTGGAGTTCTGGTGGGAGCTGGCTCTCCTGATCGTGATCATGCTCCTCGGGCACTGGGTGGAGATGCGTTCCCTCGCCCAGACCACCTCCGCACTGGATTCCCTCGCGGCCCTCCTGCCCGATGAGGCGGAACGGGTCGACGGTGACCAGATTGTGAAGGTGGCACCCGCGGACCTGAAGGTCGGAGATGTTGTCGTGGTTCGCCCCGGTGGCAGTGTTCCCGCCGACGGGAAAATCGTCGACGGCCAAGCGGACATAGATGAGTCCATGGTCACCGGCGAATCCCGTCCGGTTACCCGCGGGACCGGCGATCCAGTCACGGCAGGGACGGTGGCCACCGACTCCGGGCTGCGCGTGCAGGTCACCGCAACCGGCGATGACACCACACTCGCCGGAATCCAAAAGCTGGTCACCGAGGCGCAGAGTTCCAGCTCGCGTGCGCAGCGGATCGCCGACCGGGCCGCAGGCTGGCTGTTCTGGTTCGCGCTCGGTTCTGCGGCAATCACCGCGATCGTGTGGACCGTGATCGGAAACCCTGACGCTGCGGTCATCCGCACCGTCACCGTTCTGGTGATCGCGTGCCCCCATGCCCTCGGCCTGGCGATCCCGCTCGTAGTATCGATCTCCACCGAGCGTGCCGCGCGCGGTGGTGTACTGATTAAGGACCGGCTCGCGCTGGAGAGTATGCGCACCATCGACGCGGTCCTGTTCGATAAGACCGGCACCCTCACCAAGGGCGAACCGACCGTCACCGACATCGCCCCGACCGCTGGCCACGACGCCGACACCGTCCTTGCCGTTGCGGCAGCCGCCGAAGCGGACAGCGAACACCCCCTCGCCAAAGCGATCGTCCGCGCCGCACACGAACGCAACCTCACGCTGGCCGCAGCGAGCGGGTTCACGTCCTCACCTGCAGTCGGTGTCACGGCGACCGTCGACGGCAGTGAGATCCGTGTCGGCGGCCCCCGCCTGCTCGAGAACATCGGCGCCGCAGAGGTCGCCTCTGCAAACGCATGGCGCACCGAGGGGGCGATCATCCTCCACGTCGTCCAGGACGGCACCGTGATCGGCGGGCTCAAGCTCGCCGACGAGATCCGCCCCGAGTCCCGTGAAGCCGTCGACGCGCTCCACAAGCTCGGTATCGAAGTTGTGATGATCACCGGTGACGCTGAAGCCGTCGCCAACGCCGTGGGCGAGGAACTCGGCATCGACCGTGTCTTCGCCGGCGTCCGCCCCGAGGACAAATCCGCCAAAATCGCCGAACTGCAGGCCGAGGGCAAGAAGGTCGCGATGATCGGCGATGGCGTGAACGACGCACCCGCGCTCGCACAAGCCGACGTCGGCATTGCCATCGGTGCCGGAACCGACGTGGCGATCGCCTCCGCCGGGGTGATCCTCGCAAGCTCCGACCCGCGATCGGTGCTCTCGGTGATCGAACTGTCGCGGGCGAGCTACCGCAAGATGAAACAGAACCTGTGGTGGGCAGCCGGCTACAACCTGATCTCCGTTCCCCTCGCCGCCGGCGTACTCGCCCCCATCGGATTCGTCCTGCCGATGTCCGTCGGTGCGATCCTGATGTCACTGTCCACGGTCGTCGTCGCCCTCAACGCTCAACTCCTGCGACGCCTGAACCTCACCCCCGAAAACAGCACCCGGACGATCCTGGACCGTTAG
- a CDS encoding metal-sensitive transcriptional regulator, with product MTAAPDPSAHHHGYITDKDRYLSRLKRIEGQARGISKMVDDEKYCIDILTQISALTNALQAVAIGLLDDHLKHCVVDAARAGGGEADAKIKEASDAIARLVRS from the coding sequence ATGACCGCCGCGCCCGACCCGTCTGCCCACCACCACGGCTACATCACTGACAAGGACCGGTACCTCAGCCGGCTGAAGCGCATCGAGGGACAAGCGCGGGGAATCTCCAAGATGGTCGATGACGAGAAGTACTGCATCGACATCCTCACCCAGATCAGCGCGCTCACTAACGCCCTGCAAGCCGTCGCCATCGGCCTCCTCGACGACCACCTCAAACACTGCGTCGTCGACGCCGCCCGCGCCGGAGGGGGCGAAGCCGACGCGAAGATTAAGGAAGCCAGCGACGCAATCGCCCGCCTCGTCCGCTCCTGA